The following are from one region of the Capsicum annuum cultivar UCD-10X-F1 chromosome 1, UCD10Xv1.1, whole genome shotgun sequence genome:
- the LOC107839048 gene encoding probable carbohydrate esterase At4g34215, with translation MIMANSQVKNIFLLAGQSNMSGLGGVVKNVWDRIVPPECSPNPAILKLDANLQWVEATEPLHADIDVNVTCGIGPGMPFANSLLNKTSCLGIVRLVPCAMAGNKISEWQKGTFLYNQLVKRAKAATLQECGVISAMLWYQGESDTVRLSDANVYKGKMQQFFTDLRSDLGLPELLIIQVALASGGKHYTEIVREAQLNPEIANVVTVDAKGLQLHKDNLHLTASSQVFLGHMMADAFMKTISTTSSS, from the exons ATGATTATGGCAAATTCACAGGTGAAGAACATTTTCTTGCTAGCCGGACAGAGCAACATGTCCGGCCTAGGAGGTGTCGTGAAGAACGTATGGGACCGTATCGTTCCGCCGGAGTGTAGCCCTAATCCGGCCATCCTCAAACTTGATGCCAATCTTCAATGGGTGGAGGCAACTGAACCTTTACATGCAGATATTGACGTGAACGTTACTTGTGGGATTGGTCCAG GCATGCCCTTCGCAAATTCTTTGTTGAATAAAACTTCGTGCCTTGGGATAGTAAGGCTGGTACCTTGTGCAATGGCAGGGAACAAAATAAGTGAATGGCAAAAGGGGACTTTCCTTTACAATCAACTGGTTAAAAGAGCCAAGGCTGCTACTCTGCAAGAATGTGGAGTAATTAGCGCTATGCTTTGGTATCAAGGGGAGAGTGATACAGTAAGACTGAGTGATGCAAATGTATATAAAGGAAAAATGCAGCAATTTTTCACTGACTTGAGAAGTGATCTTGGGTTACCAGAGCTTTTGATCATACAG GTGGCGCTAGCCTCAGGGGGAAAGCATTACACAGAGATAGTAAGAGAAGCACAGTTAAATCCTGAGATTGCTAATGTAGTAACTGTTGATGCCAAGGGCTTGCAGTTGCATAAAGACAATTTACACCTTACTGCTTCTTCCCAAGTCTTCCTAGGCCACATGATGGCTGATGCTTTCATGAAGACAATCTCAACCACATCCTCTTCTTGA
- the LOC107839053 gene encoding probable carbohydrate esterase At4g34215, translating into MAKSVALLMIMAICYLKAIASSQVNIFLLAGQSNMSGLGGVVMNIWDGIVPPECSPNPAILKLGANLQWVEASEPLHADIDVNVTCGIGPGMPFANSLLNKTSSLGIVGLVPCAMAGNRISQWQKGTFLYNQLVKRTKAVTLQEFGVIRAMLWYQGESDTVRPSDANTYKGKMQQFFTDLRSDIGMPELLIIQVALASGLNYTETVREAQLYPDLANVVTVDAKGLQLHNDNLHLTASSQVLLGHMMAHAFLQRISNTSSLIGSQY; encoded by the exons ATGGCAAAGTCAGTGGCATTGCTTATGATTATGGCTATATGCTATTTGAAAGCTATAGCAAGTTCACAGGTGAACATCTTTTTGCTAGCTGGACAGAGCAACATGTCTGGCCTAGGAGGTGTCGTGATGAACATATGGGATGGTATTGTTCCGCCTGAGTGTAGTCCTAATCCGGCCATCCTCAAACTTGGTGCCAATCTGCAGTGGGTGGAGGCATCTGAACCTTTACATGCAGATATAGACGTGAATGTTACTTGTGGGATTGGTCCAG GTATGCCCTTCGCAAATTCTTTATTGAATAAGACATCGAGTCTTGGGATAGTAGGATTGGTACCTTGTGCGATGGCAGGGAACAGAATAAGCCAATGGCAGAAGGGGACGTTCCTTTACAATCAACTGGTGAAGAGAACCAAGGCTGTTACCCTGCAAGAATTTGGGGTAATTAGAGCTATGCTTTGGTATCAAGGGGAGAGTGATACGGTGAGACCGAGTGATGCAAATACTTATAAAGGAAAAATGCAGCAATTTTTCACTGATTTGAGAAGTGATATTGGGATGCCTGAGCTTTTGATTATCCAG GTGGCTCTAGCTTCAGGATTGAATTACACAGAGACAGTAAGAGAAGCACAGTTATATCCTGACCTTGCTAATGTAGTAACTGTTGATGCCAAGGGCTTGCAGTTGCATAACGACAATTTACACCTTACTGCTTCTTCCCAAGTCCTCCTAGGCCACATGATGGCTCACGCTTTCCTTCAGAGAATATCAAACACATCCTCACTTATTGGTAGCCAATACTGA
- the LOC124898139 gene encoding pentatricopeptide repeat-containing protein At1g12300, mitochondrial-like, which yields MIQKGIDPDVFTCNALIDGYCLQGRIHEAKQVFDSMVQRGVQPDTTSYTILINGRFSVAQKMYDEMNVLGYHRDTHTYCIMLDGLCRNGHVEEALVFLRELERRNVDRSSAMHVIVITGLCKKGKLDIAQDISNKVCSDGLHLTVRLYNTMINGLCREGLLDEAKDLMRKMEQNGFSPEGFTYDFILQGFLKSEKLHEVFPLLQEMVQKGFSPNAYTFELLDMIHEVKTQIFEVIMS from the exons ATGATTCAAAAGGGTATTGATCCAGATGTATTCACATGCAACGCATTGATAGATGGGTACTGTTTGCAAGGTCGGATACATGAAGCAAAACAAGTGTTTGATTCTATGGTTCAGAGGGGTGTTCAACCTGACACTACTAGTTACACCATTCTAATCAATG GGAGATTTTCCGTTGCGCAAAAGATGTATGATGAGATGAATGTTTTAGGATACCATCGTGATACTCACACTTATTGTATCATGCTAGATGGTTTGTGCAGGAATGGACATGTTGAAGAAGCTCTGGTGTTTCTTCGAGAACTGGAAAGAAGGAATGTTGACCGCAGCAGTGCTATGCATGTTATTGTTATCACCGGATTGTGCAAAAAAGGAAAGCTCGATATTGCTCAAGATATATCCAATAAAGTTTGTTCCGATGGTTTACATCTTACTGTGAGGTTGTACAATACAATGATAAATGGCCTTTGCCGGGAGGGTTTACTAGATGAAGCAAAAGACTTGATGAGGAAGATGGAGCAAAATGGTTTTTCACCTGAAggttttacttatgattttattttgCAAGGGTTTCTTAAAAGTGAGAAGTTACATGAGGTATTTCCACTTCTGCAAGAAATGGTTCAGAAGGGTTTCTCTCCTAATGCATATACATTTGAGCTACTCGACATGATCCATGAGGTTAAAACCCAAATATTTGAAGTGATTATGTCTTAA
- the LOC107839062 gene encoding putative RING-type E3 ubiquitin transferase C3H69, translating to MSKRVLCKFFVHGACLKGEYCEFSHDWKDPPYNVCLYYQKGLCAYGNRCRYKHVKVSEQPTLPSSSAPAQHLRSASPATTLSPGMLANDAGRLSGISSEYLASSGPFYPPNRPVWSENSEHHDVEEIDGIVELKIINPSDQSICSFAAAGKCSRGEKCPYIHGDLCPICVKHCLHPFRPQESGEHMKICEKRQKRLDLLKHSQEIECSVCLERVLSKTTAAERKFGILFECDHPFCISCIRNWRSGSPSSGVDINSTFRTCPVCRQLSYFVIPSVIWYTTKEEKKDILDGYKAKLRTIDCKHYDFGNGTCPFGNSCFYKHQHRDGPPEEVVLRNLGHEDGSTVTAKNIRLSNLLGNLRISER from the exons ATGTCGAAAAG GGTTCTTTGCAAGTTCTTTGTTCACGGTGCATGTCTGAAAGGGGAGTATTGTGAGTTCTCACATGATTGGAAAGATCCTCCATATAAT GTATGCTTATACTACCAAAAAGGATTATGTGCCTACGGCAACAGGTGTAGATACAAACATGTTAAAGTTTCCGAACAACCTACACTTCCATCTTCGTCAGCTCCAGCTCAACATCTGCGCTCAGCTTCTCCTGCCACCACCCTCTCACCTGGAATGCTAGCAAATGATGCAGGACGTCTGTCAGGCATTTCTTCCGAGTATTTGGCTTCAAGTGGACCTTTTTACCCTCCCAACCGACCTGTATGGAGTGAAAATTCAGAGCATCATGATGTGGAAGAGATTGATGGTATTGTCGAATTGAAGATAATTAATCCATCTGATCAATCAATTTGCTCTTTTGCTGCTGCTGGTAAATGTTCCCGGGGAGAAAAATGTCCTTATATTCATGGAGATTTGTGTCCAATCTGTGTGAAGCATTGTTTGCATCCTTTCCGGCCTCAGGAAAGTGGGGAGCATATGAAAATATGTGAGAAGAGGCAAAAGCGCCTTGATTTACTGAAACATAGTCAAGAAATAGAGTGCAGTGTGTGTCTTGAACGTGTACTTTCTAAGACAACTGCAGCAGAGCGGAAGTTTGGGATCCTTTTTGAGTGTGATCATCCATTTTGTATATCGTGTATCAGGAATTGGCGCAGTGGTTCTCCTTCCTCTGGGGTTGATATCAACTCGACATTTAGGACCTGCCCCGTATGCCGTCAGCTTTCATATTTTGTCATTCCGAGTGTCATTTGGTACActacaaaagaagaaaagaaagatatcCTTGACGGCTACAAAGCCAAACTCAG GACTATTGACTGCAAGCATTATGACTTCGGCAATGGGACTTGTCCTTTTGGAAATAGTTGTTTCTACAAG CATCAACACCGTGATGGCCCTCCGGAGGAAGTGGTTCTACGTAATCTTGGTCATGAAGATGGAAGCACAGTGACTGCTAAAAATATTAG GCTCTCAAACTTGCTCGGCAACTTGAGAATAAGTGAACGATGA
- the LOC107839082 gene encoding NADP-dependent malic enzyme isoform X3, translated as MWKTEFVVKLLWLHFPPSFEEYYDFLHEFMSDVKQNYGKKILIQFEDFSTHNAFELLAKYRTTHLVFNDDIQGTTSVILAGIIASLKLLEVHNVINILFPRCWRDIDCSSLK; from the exons ATGTGGAAGACTGAATTCGTAGTGAAGCTGCTTTGGCTACATTTTCCCCCCTCCTTTGAGGAATATTATGACTTCCTTCATGAATTCATGTCTGATGTGAAGCaaaattatggtaaaaaaattCTCATACAG TTTGAAGATTTTTCAACCCACAATGCTTTTGAGTTGTTGGCTAAATATCGTACCACACATTTGGTCTTCAATGATGATATACAG GGGACAACTTCTGTGATTCTTGCAGGGATTATTGCATCCCTTAAGCTACTTGAGGTGCATAATGTGATCAATATTCTTTTTCCTCGGTGCTGGAGAG ATATCGATTGTTCCTCACTTAAATGA
- the LOC107839082 gene encoding NADP-dependent malic enzyme isoform X1, giving the protein MGKLALYTTLGGVRPSAITMWKTEFVVKLLWLHFPPSFEEYYDFLHEFMSDVKQNYGKKILIQFEDFSTHNAFELLAKYRTTHLVFNDDIQGTTSVILAGIIASLKLLEVHNVINILFPRCWRDIDCSSLK; this is encoded by the exons ATGGGGAAATTGGCTCTGTATACTACACTTGGAGGAGTCAGACCTTCAGCG ATTACCATGTGGAAGACTGAATTCGTAGTGAAGCTGCTTTGGCTACATTTTCCCCCCTCCTTTGAGGAATATTATGACTTCCTTCATGAATTCATGTCTGATGTGAAGCaaaattatggtaaaaaaattCTCATACAG TTTGAAGATTTTTCAACCCACAATGCTTTTGAGTTGTTGGCTAAATATCGTACCACACATTTGGTCTTCAATGATGATATACAG GGGACAACTTCTGTGATTCTTGCAGGGATTATTGCATCCCTTAAGCTACTTGAGGTGCATAATGTGATCAATATTCTTTTTCCTCGGTGCTGGAGAG ATATCGATTGTTCCTCACTTAAATGA
- the LOC107839082 gene encoding NADP-dependent malic enzyme isoform X2: MGKLALYTTLGGVRPSAITMWKTEFVVKLLWLHFPPSFEEYYDFLHEFMSDVKQNYGKKILIQFEDFSTHNAFELLAKYRTTHLVFNDDIQGTTSVILAGIIASLKLLEVHNVINILFPRCWRAWTTFSG, from the exons ATGGGGAAATTGGCTCTGTATACTACACTTGGAGGAGTCAGACCTTCAGCG ATTACCATGTGGAAGACTGAATTCGTAGTGAAGCTGCTTTGGCTACATTTTCCCCCCTCCTTTGAGGAATATTATGACTTCCTTCATGAATTCATGTCTGATGTGAAGCaaaattatggtaaaaaaattCTCATACAG TTTGAAGATTTTTCAACCCACAATGCTTTTGAGTTGTTGGCTAAATATCGTACCACACATTTGGTCTTCAATGATGATATACAG GGGACAACTTCTGTGATTCTTGCAGGGATTATTGCATCCCTTAAGCTACTTGAGGTGCATAATGTGATCAATATTCTTTTTCCTCGGTGCTGGAGAG cCTGGACAACTTTTTCAGGCTGA